ATTAGTTTTATAATAAAACTCTCTTCTCTGTCTTCTAGCAGTTTTCATGATTTCTAATGCTACGGCCTTGGGAACTAGCCTGCTTAATTTTGaactcttctttttgttgtacTCTGTTTTTAAACAGCTCCTGTTGGTTTTATCTTGTTATTTGTATTAAAAGAGACAAATTGACAACTTTGTCTTCGGAAATACAGGGCTGCTGTTTCTTGAACTgcttcattaactcctcttcTCTGTAGGATTATCAGACTTGGCTTGACCTCAGAGAGTTTGAAACACGCATTGGAGAGCGTTACATCACCCATGAGAGTGATGATGCACGCTGGAAGGAACATGCGTATGAACACAACCTTGAATACCCCCAGCATTTTATTATGGCTCCGAATCCAGATGACATGGAAGAGGACCCTTGATTTATTCATATTGCTAAACTGCGGCAAAGCCTGACACTCCAGACAGAAACTGAAGATAAGTTTTGGAACAATTGTCGCTCTTTCTGAATGCTTTACATGTAGTTCAGCGTACAGAGCCTCAGAGGATCCTGTTGTTGATGTGGGGATAGACTGTCACCCGACAAGCTTTTCTCCATCTCTCATCTAAACTATGAATAGTTATTGGACAGTGGGATAAGCCCCATTGGGTAACACTGCACCCAGCTGTATGGCTACAAAGCCATTTCTGAAGTGTGATGTGTACAGATGGAATGCTTTTGCGTTTTTCAaggtttccattttttttttttgtagcctACACAGTAAGACTTTTGTTATGGTTTTCTAATCCCTATTTATCCCTATTTACTAGGCCATAGAGGACTGTTTTTTGTTACTTAGATACATCTCCTGTTTCTTAGACTGTGCATTGTGAAAAGAGATTGTAAAAGGCTATCAGTGCAGAATACCTTGGCTAGTAGAAAAAACATGGCGGCTCAAGGTTGAATATGGCTTCATAGATGAAGGAGTAATTTGCTGCTGTTAAGACAGTTGGGTGTGTCTTTctttgccctaactgaactttttCCAGataccaaaaaacaacaaaaaaaaaaagagaaaaatgtgcaaCTTCTTACATTCCTCTTGAAATGCTGGCTGACAATCTGAAAAGACGAcaatcagagctgtgctcaTCCTGTATTCTGTCTGTTAGAACAGAGCAATAAGCCACAGTACTGTGTTGCTATGCAAGGCTGGTGCGTGCCATTGTTACGCCCCAAAGGCACTTTGCCTTAAAACTACATCAGTAGTGCAGAGAGCACACAAGACTTGATGTAGCTTATCCTTTCTCTCTGGAAAAAGTTTATAGCAGAAAGGTTTGGAAAAATAGGGAAAAACATACGcagctttcttctgttgtttggaataacaacatttttaaattttctagtatttttctacttttataAGGTTCCCTCAACTAACATCAGGAATAGTTTGTAGCTTGCTAGCTTGTGTCTTTATTCTGTTCCATACTTGGGTGTGTCAAAATCACCTGTTGCTTCCACCAGGGCAGCTAGACTGGAGGAGAAAGGGCTTTGCCTTCCTTCCAACCTTTACCTGCAGCCTTTCCTGTCCCCGTTGTGCTCAGAACTGTTTTGAGTTGAACGGAGAGTCCAAAACCAACCCgtaattcagtttcttctgcagaTGTCTCAGTTGATGGATTCCCAACTATTTACTGGACTTTTGCACAAGAGAGGAAGCAGCAACATTCTTTGGAAATGATTCCCTAGGAGCATAGTTAAAATTCACTGTATTTCAGGGAAGTTGGAGACCTTGAGTGCTAAAGGCAGATGGAAGAGGGTTTTTTCTCCTCACCTATTAAAAAAAGTGGAAGATTTCCTTTTGTGTGGATCAGCTGCGTTGTGCTGCTGGAAGGTGCTGGGTGGCTCTACACATCCCTGATATGCCAACGCAACTTAACATAATACTTAACATAGACTTGAACTGCAGAGGTGGGGGGATGCTTTGAAGTAACTCCTTCTCtcctacaaaatatttttttcaatgtaTATAGAGagaaatttttcttttcctcctcgTGTTGTTCAGGTAAGGAAACAGGTGAGCAGATGTCTCCTAAGATGATagataatcacagaattttgCAGTGACAGTAAACTGGTAATAAGGTCAGTGGCAGCTGCAGAAGTATATATGTGGGCCAGCTTGGGTTCTAAATGTCCCTTTACTTTTCCAGTTGCCCTTAGTGTATCTGCTGTTGTTTTACAGGTGTCTAAGTAAATTAAAGCTGAAGTCTGGCTTCCCTGTTAAAATACACCTAACTTTGCAGAAAAATCATGATTGAATCTGCACGGCTGTTTGCTACAGCCACCAGTAAGGAGAGCATTTCTGCCCTTCCTACTATCTCACATCCTTTCTCCTAGCATGTTATTCTCAGGTTTGCGCAGGGATGTGCCTGATGGGAGTCTGTGCCTCTCCTGCACCAGGGCAGGTCATTCTTTCACTTTTATACTGTCAAAGCAGTGTAATGGAATTTGAGAGGGGCAGAATTTGACCCTTAACCTTGTCCTCCTGCTTAGGTGAGGTTTTGGAACCGATTCTTCTCCAAGAGGCATCCAACTGACCAAGTTTCAATGAAGCTGTTGCCACTTTCCATTCCAGCTGTCATAGTATAAATACAGTCTGGTTTTAAGCTTCAGATTTTAAACTTGAGTTGTCactgtctgttgttttttgtttttaaagggagaaaagaagtcaGCTCGGTTGCTTGAAAAGCACAACACAAGAGAGAAAAGGGTTACAGTAAGAACTAAGGCCTGACTGCTGCCTCTCCCCATGAggtctgctttgtgctgcaacAAAAAGTATTGTATTAGCTATTTATTCTTAACTTGTATTGGAAAGAATGCTATTAGCCTTTGGAGTGGTTTGCCTGATAATGCATGCACATATGCACTTATGGGGTCAGACAGTAGAAGCCACAAGCTGGTAGCTGAGGAACCAAAAAAATCAGACGCGCATTATAAGTAAACTTTTTTCATTGAGTAGCAAAAATAGCTGAATTTCCTTATTCCCTTTTTTCTACCCTTACTGCAAACTTTGACAGCAGTAGGTTATAGTGTTTAATATCCTTACCCCTAGATGAATTAAGTTGCATTCAGTATTGCTATGATGATGCTAGAAAAAAAGCTCATGTAAAATTTTATAGCCTCAAATGGACACTGTCAAgtacttttatatttttatacatcCAATTGTTTGTAAATATCCTCTGATaagcttgaaaataaaatttatttcccTATCAGACTTGTTCCTTGTATTTACATGAAGTTTTTCTCTTGTAAACTTTTCTTAGAAGCGAATGGTTCTTCATACTTTGTTGTTTGTGGATTGGTGTGGCATTAGATATATTCTGTTGTGGGAATTCTGTTAGCAgttgctttctgaaaataacttctttgCATGCTTCCTATTACCATTCTTACAAAAACTACCTTCAGAGATGTTGAGGCATGTTGTTTTCAGTAACTACCTCAGCTGAGCGCAGCTGAAATCTCCCAGATCACATTTGTCACTGACAAGTTTTAACTTGATTTCTCTATACAGTATTCCACTCAGCTCTGTAGTAAGACCCTGGAAACACTGTTCATTCTCAGCTCTGTGTACACTGATTTCTACATGTGTGGTTTAAGTAGGTCAGTTAGTAACAGCACTGCGTTGCACCAGATGTACTCTGAAAGCACTAGGCTTTCATGCCTAGGCTCTGGAATGTAGGTTGGTATGAGAAAGGTTGGTAAGAGGAAAATTGCCTGGAAAAAACGTGACGTTTCATGTTCCTTCAGTTTAAAGGTAAATCAAAATGCTTAGTTGTCACCTTACTGCTTACTATTGCAAGACATTTAGTAGgtgaaaatataaaatgcacAGGACTTGATGGCtttaacattaattttttttttatttaataggTTGCTGCTGAAAGTTACCGCTGCTACACATTTTAGTACAGTGATTATTTGTAACCAAGCTTACTTCAGTGAGAGTTCACCAAATCCAGCAACAGGTGGTAGGGGAGACTTGGATTGTGGATTATGTTTCTCAGTAGGACGGACAACTCTGTGATGAGGCAGCAAggcaaaaaaatgaaaacagtctcCCATTTTCTTAGGGTTCATCAACATATCAAAGCTGTGGAGCAATTGCTCACGAGTTGCTGAGTCGCGTGAATTCTGCAAAAGcacctaaaaagaaaaagaaggtagGCTGTAGCCTTTCTTGCTTCCCTATCCATTCCCTCGTACCTGTAATCTGCCCTTCCATCCTCTCATCTATCCTAGTGTCACAGTCCCATAATGTTACGTAGAGTGGGTGAGCATTGGTGGAACTCGACAGTAAGTACATACCAAAGTTTTGCATTAAATACTCCTAGAAGGACTATGATGAGTTCGCTTTGAGGGCTCCAAAGTAATAGATATCTAAGGGAGGCAACTCTCTGCTACCTCAAACCAACAAGCAGTTTTTAACCACTTTCAATAAGAACCTGATTGTAAAACAGCTCTCTTGCTGACTGAGAGTGCTGCCTGTGGGTGAGCAGTGCACTGTATACCTGCACACACTATCGTACCTGCAATCGGAGGTCAATACCCATGTTCTTTAAAAACTCCCGTTGTTTGATGGGGCCCAATGTTGCTGTTCTTCCCTCTGCCATCTTTCGAAGATAGCTGAAATCAACATCTGCTGTCAGGTCTGCTGTACCTGGGGCTTTCAGTACATCATGATGTTTGTGATTCCGGAAACCCTGAAAAAGTAAATTGGAAAATTACACTAGGCTGTATTTCTAGTTATCGAAGATGTAAACGTAGCAGGGACTCAGGTTATGCTTCCTATCAGACAGAAAGCCCCAAAGGTACTGATTAACTGAGAAATCAATTACACCGTTTTATAGCTGTGACAGTAGTACAGTTTCCTGCTATAAAGTCCAACTAATTCCTTGTTTGCACCAGAACTTAATGATccaagggagaaagaaaagataactGAGTATTTCAGCATAGCACTTCTGGACTTACCCGGAAAGTGTCAGTTTTGGTTCCATCGTGACCATAATCAGCAATCAGTGCAGCCCCACCATCCTTTTCTATACGACAGGCAAGCCTCTGGATGAGGACGCCAGCCTCAGGACATACTTCCACATGATCTCGTGTTTCTTCAGGCTAGTGCAGAGTTCAAAGACCAAAATACCTGTATTAGCAAAAAAGTACAGGGCAAGAGTATTTCACACGTGTCTTTTTGGGACTCATCAATATTCGGGCACAGAGATACAGGGACACAGGCCAGGCTACCTATAGTTTGAGCTACTTTTTGCTATAATGGTCTCTTTCGATTAGAGTTTTCCAAGTTCTtgatttctttcatctcttgCACAGCCTAATCCCTGGCATGAGGCTTGATAACAAATGAGAATACCTGCATGGAGTGGAACTGCATTACCGTGGtaataaaaattagaaacaaCATTTCAGCCACGCGTACACTTCAGAAAAACCTTTTTGTGTAAAATTTTGCAGTTCATTTTAATCTCAATTACTTTAAGAATCCAGTGAATTTTAGAGAGAAAAAGTCTTAGACACTTGCTATTAAAGGTCAGTATGGCACATGTACCCAGTGACTATGTATGAGGCTGAGAGCCTGGCTTAGGTAAGGCCAGTGTTGAGAGGGTGATGTGACAAACCCGACATAGAACTGTTTGTTGCTTGCTGCATCCATAAAATGTCTAAGCCCTGATTCTGCTAAATTTGATGTAAACATTCATTGTTGTGCTATACTTTCAAAGCACACAAGGTTTAATGCTGGTGGACACTTTGTGAAGTAAGAACTGTGTAAGCTGTGTTCACTCACTGATGGATGGAGGGCCATTATTTTCCTGTCAAAGTAACTTGAGAGGCAGTATGACTTTAAAGAGACAGTAATGACCTAATTAACAAACTCTGACAGTTACTGCCTTACCTGAATAAAGTTTTCTGTTGCAGGGGTCCTGgatggtgacaggacaaagcGCAGCTGGTCAGGGACTTCTGGATCTATATCAACCAACACTTCATGCCAgcctttctctgttctctgtttAAGTAACCCAGAGTACGCATTTTACACTCTAATAGGTACGCAGTATCTTGTTTCTTTGACTGAACTATTCTATCAAGCATTTTCTCAAAAGTCTTAATTAAGAACATCATGTGCTATTAATAGTTACTTGTTGCTAATTAATTTCAGTAACTGCCTTTGAAAAAGCATGTGGTAGAAACTGGGCAGTAGATTTAATAAGTACATGTTGAATTAAAAGGAATAAATGGTGCCATTGAGAACAATTCTTTTGACAATTCGCTGTTTAATTTATTATTCTAGCAAtcatttttcataaatattctGAAATTGAAGTTGAAAGTTTCTTCTGAATCGCATCTATGTTTTTTTGCTATTCTCATTGCCATTAGTGGTACACAAAATAACGCTGAAATAGAAACCTTATTCATGTTGTGTAAGAAACGAGGGGGGGAAATGACTTCTCTAAGCAAAAAAGAAGTCTTTAGATTTCTAAAGCTTCTCTCCATCCAAGAACAATTACTGACTGTCAGATGAATTAACACCTTAATTGTCCAAGCTTAGTTAGAAGCATTTCATCACCACAGTCAATGTCTGTGTCTGGTTTGGTACCATCACTCTGTTCACCGAAAACATCATTAAGCACGTGGTCACGTTTACAATACTCATCTTGCTATACCTGAAATTTATGTATTGGCAGGGCATCCAGAAACTCATGTGCTAAGTAGAAGCTGTAACCTGGAggaaggttaaaaaaataaataaatcaaactttAAATCCTATTAAATCACTAATGCTTTCATAGCAGTTTCcaatggaaaattaaaaattaaaatgcttttcttctttttttttttaattctaaaacATTAAGCTAGTTAATGGCACTGTGAAATAATGATTATTCCCAGCTTGGATACATTAAAGGCAACATTTCTACAGGCTAGCTTATAGCTTCAAGTGCTTTTTAAGATTTGTATCTCATGAAAGGACTGCTATAGTTCTTGTGCCTTTATTCaagcaaattaaaattcaaACTATGTGAAATTGGATAGCTATCCCAAACTGAAGTTATGATTCTCATTAATAAGCTTAAGAGCCTGAGTTGGACTCATGCAACAGTTAGGAGCTAGTATGTataactgcttttttttaacCCACGAGGAAGGTTAGCAGAGCTGTCCTCAGTTACCCTCTAACAGGACACCTAAGCCCCTTACCTTGCGGTACATCCTGAATGTCTCTGTACCAGTAAATGGGAATTCCAGTCTTGCTAATGCCTTTCATGTAAGCAGATTTGTTCTCAGGGTTTGACTGCACTTTTCCTCCTGTCAGCATCTCTGCTTGGATCGCACTGAGTTTAGGACTCACTTCTACCAGATGAACAGAGACATCACATTTACTAAGTAAAGAGGCAAGCTGGTTGAAGACCTGCAAAGGTGGAAAAGTTCTATAAGGTGCAGTCATATACTGTAAACCTTCAAGAGAGAAGAATAAACATGATGTGATAACGGGTTAAAGATAACACCAGGTTAGCTTTCATTCACTAAAACAGTCTCGGTTAAGAGGACTGCATTTTGCTTCTCCGCAAAGTAGGAATTTAAGCTGCAACGCTTCTAACAAAGTTGGAGGACTATAACATACGTTTATAGTAATAAGGACatgaaatgttaattaaaagaGTAGAAGCTTCTAAGCGAGGGCttagcactgaaagaaaaacggTTCCATTTTCCCAAACAGCATGAGCAAAACATGGTCAATACTATATATTTCCCTGCGCAGATTTTTATCATTAATGCATAAATCTGAACCTTCTTCTGAGATACTAAACCCCATTATCAACGTGTTTTTGAATTACTATGTTAATTACTTGACAGCTATACTCCAGTATCAGAACAGGGATGGTTAACTTGAACAGTAAGCCCAGCAAGCTTCTGAAACCCAGGGGAACACAACAAGGATTCACTCCTGCACTCTTGttctctctgctccctgctgctgcagtcactGAGGCCTCACACTTATGAGAGCCTGGataatgtattttcataaataagCTGTGATGGAATATTCCTGCCCTCCCTGTCAAGCAGTGTTTGTGTGGTTACATGCGTGGTTACATGCGTGCCTGCGCTGTCCAGCTGTCCATATAGAAGCCCGGGCCTTTTTCTAAACAGCACAGACATGCACGTGTTTTAGTTTAGATCCAATGCTGCAAATCTGACTGCAGTGATGTGGTTACTAAAGAACATGAAACCCCAACAGCAGAACCTTATTTCTTCACATCACAGTGCAGCCACTGAATAAGGCCAGAAACAGGGAGTATTACAGTTAGCTTTCACCTACCCGCAATATATCGCCTGTGAGGGTGCCCGTCCCTGGGCCCAGTTCGACCAGCTGGAATGCATTCTGTTTACCCATGGCCATCCATTCACTGATGTACCATATTCCTATTAACTGATAGAAACAACACAAAGAGTTACACTTTAACTCCAGAATCTGTGGAAAGTGACACCTGCCTTCTGCCCGGTAATAGCTAAGAGTGGCGATACGTTCTCTCAGGTGTCCCAAGCTATAAAACCTCACGCCTTCGCTGCCCTCCCCTGGACAAGCTCCCGGCCATCAACGTGCGTTTAGACCTAAAGCTCAGTACTGGAAGTGCAGCCTCAAATCTTCCGGCGAACGCCTTCCAAGGGAAGCTGAGGAACGAGACCTGAGGAACGAGACCTGAGGAACGAGACCTGAGGAACGAGACCTAAGGCTCGCTGAGCGGGACGCGAGTGCAGTGCGTCACCTCTCCAAATATCTGGCTGATCTCCGGCGAGGTGATGAAGTCCTCTCCGACGCCGCCCCGCCGCGTGTAGTAGCCCTGCGGGGGGAGGAGACGAGCGTCAAAGGGCCGCAGCGCTCAGCTCGacccccgcccggccccgccgcaccTGCCCGGGGTTGGTGAGCGCCTCCCGCATGTACTCCGCCACCGTCACCGGCCCGGTGGCGCGCAGCTTCAGAAGCAGATGCCGCAGCACTCCGCCGGCCTCGCCGCCCCCTGCGGCCTCCACCTCGCCCCCTGCGCTCGAACGGAGACGCGCCGCCAACGGAGCAAGGAGAGAGGAGACGGGCTCGGGGCGGCCCGGCCCGCTGGGACCCGCGTGCCGGCGGTTACCGTGGTGACATGGGAGCCGATGGCGGCCGGCGCGGCTCAGCGCCGTGGCCAGCAGCGCGCGGCACGCCGGCGGCACCGGCATGGTCCGCCGTAACCACCGGCTGCTCCTCCGCGCCGGAAGCGGGCACTGCGCCTGCGTCAGAGAGCCGGCTTCCTGCGCACTGCCATGGCGGCGCTCGGCGAGTTTGGCGTGCGGCAGCGGCCGGAGGAGGAGGCTGGCTATGAACtggatgaagatgatgatgatggtggcGGAGATGCCGACGGGTTCACGCTGGACGAGGTGCTCCGCCTCGGCGGCACCAAGGTGAGGGGAAGCGGGAGGGAGCGGGAGCGTGTGGGGCCCGCGTGTGAGCCGCGTGTCACCGCCTCGCTGTCTCCCGCAGCAAGACTTCCTCATGCTGTGCGCCGTGGACGAGGCGGAGGAGATGGTGGACGGCGGCAAGAAAGGGGCCATCGACGACCTGAAGGAGGGGGAGCTGGAGGCCTTCATCAGCTCCTTGGGGCTTGGCAAGTATGCAAAGAGCTGCCTGGATgcggaggaggagggagagaatgagaagaagggcagcaaagagaaagagaagactgcaaagaaggagaaaagcaagaaggagaaaaacaaggagaaaagcaagaaggaaacGATTTCTCCttcatcagaaaggaaaaaggaaaagaaagctgaagagcaAGTGAGTAGTAGAAAAGACGGCAAGAAGAAGTTAGCTGGTGGTGATCCACGCCAGCGGCAATCAGCACAGAAGGAGAGGCTGGAAGAGGACTTCACATTTCATGCTAGGGAGGTGATACTGATCAAACCTGGCGGCAAGTGGTACGACTTTGAGTACACTGCTGAGACTTCTGCTGAGCCTCAGGATCCAGCCCTCCTCTCCCAGTACAAGGCCTTGGCCCAAAAGCTGTACCAGCACGAGACAGAGCTGTTCAAGAACAAGACGGAGTATCAGAAGAGGGCCTCGTCAGCGTGGATGAAAACGGTTGTGTCGTCGGGTACCCTTGCTGACAGGATGGCAGCCATGACCCTCCTCATTCAGGACAGCGCTGTCCACAGTCTCCACTTCGTTGAGAACTTGGTGAACCTCGTGAAGAAAaagggcagcaggcagcagagcctcATGGCTCTGGATACTTTCAGGGAGCTTCTCCTTTCAGATCTCTTACCAGATACTCGCAAGCTGTGGTCTTTCTCGCAGCGTCCATTTAACAACATAGAGAAAATGTCAAGTGGCAACAGAGACTCAAGGGACAGGCGGCTGATACTATGGTACTTTGAGCACCAGCTGAAGCTGCAGGTGGCGGAGTTTGTGCAGACCTTGGAAGTACTGAGCCACGATTCCctgacagcaacaaaaacccGAGCGCTGGCAGCTGCCCACGAGCTTCTCTGCAACAAGCCCGAGCAGGAGAAATTTCTGCTTGTACAGCTGGTAAATAAACTGGGAGACCCTCATAACAAAATAGCCACCAAAGCCTCTTATCTGCTAGAGACTTTACTTCACAAGCATCCAAATATGAAAGGAGTGGTGTGCGGTGAGGTGGAGAGACTTTTGTACCGCACAAACATCAGTGCAAAGACTCAGTATTATGCCATGTGCTTTTTAAATCAGATGGTCCTCAGTCACGAAGAAACTGCATTGGCCAACAAGCTGATAACgttgtatttctgcttttttcgGAACTGCATCAAGAAAAAAGATGTTGAATCCAAAATGCTCAGCGCTCTTCTTAGCGGGGTAAACAGAGCTTACCCTTACGCTGAGATCGGTGATGAGAAAGTGAAAGAACAAATGAACACCTTGTTTAAAGTTCTGCACCTTGTGAACTTCAACACCAGCGTCCAGGCCCTGATGTTGTTGTTCCAGGTTATGGACTCCCAGCAGACCGTATCCGATAGGTACTACGCAGCGCTGTATAGGTAAGTGACAGGTTTGGTTCTTTGTTAAAGGATCCTTACAGGTTTCTGTTTAGCTGATGCTGACTTTATAAATGGAACTTAGTTTCCCCCAGACCATGCAATGCATTTAGAGGCCTTCCAGGTATTGttggaaaaaaagtgaataggAAGTGGACTTGCCAACACAGATACCTGGCCTGATTGTGAAGCCTGACAGTTGCcaaccattttctttctacttttttgATTATCTGAATAGTTCAGATTAGTTTCTCAATTTGTGTGACCTCAATGTTTAAACTTCTACATTGAACTCAGTTTTTAAACATGTGTATTTTCTTacctttatttcatttactgatacaatgttttttaaagttaattgtTTGTTAAGGACTTGCAGGTATCATAATGGTTTGTTCTATTGGAGAACAAGCTGTGACTGTACTTCTGGATACCTGTCTGAAACATGTATATAGTACTTTTTGATAGCAGTTATTCTCCAGTGTGCATTACGATGATTaattctcctttgttttctacAGGAAGCTTCTAGATCCTGGTTTAGCAACCTGCTCAAAGCCATCCATGTTTCTTAATCTTGTCTATAAATCTCTGAAGGCAGACGTGGTGTTACGGCGAGTGAAGGCCTTCGTGAAGAGGCTGCTTCAGGTCACTGCTGGACAGGCACCATCCTTCATTTGTGGAACCCTGTACCTTCTGTCTGAGATTCTAAAAGTAAAACCAGGCCTGAGGGTCCAGTTACAGGATCACGTGGTATGACTTCTTTATTCCATAGGGCTAAGAGAGATGTTCACCTTTCCCTAAcctatttctttttgtgaatAATTCTTCGTACCTGAAAAAGGCTACCTTTTTAAATGTGATTCTTGGGAGATTTTGTT
This region of Excalfactoria chinensis isolate bCotChi1 chromosome 3, bCotChi1.hap2, whole genome shotgun sequence genomic DNA includes:
- the NDUFAF7 gene encoding protein arginine methyltransferase NDUFAF7, mitochondrial isoform X2 — protein: MPVPPACRALLATALSRAGRHRLPCHHGLLHAAGRRRRGLHHLAGDQPDIWRGDALHSRPAQRALGLVPQLIGIWYISEWMAMGKQNAFQLVELGPGTGTLTGDILRVFNQLASLLSKCDVSVHLVEVSPKLSAIQAEMLTGGKVQSNPENKSAYMKGISKTGIPIYWYRDIQDVPQGYSFYLAHEFLDALPIHKFQRTEKGWHEVLVDIDPEVPDQLRFVLSPSRTPATENFIQPEETRDHVEVCPEAGVLIQRLACRIEKDGGAALIADYGHDGTKTDTFRGFRNHKHHDVLKAPGTADLTADVDFSYLRKMAEGRTATLGPIKQREFLKNMGIDLRLQVLLQNSRDSATREQLLHSFDMLMNPKKMGDCFHFFALLPHHRVVRPTEKHNPQSKSPLPPVAGFGELSLK
- the NDUFAF7 gene encoding protein arginine methyltransferase NDUFAF7, mitochondrial isoform X1, giving the protein MPVPPACRALLATALSRAGRHRLPCHHGNRRHAGPSGPGRPEPVSSLLAPLAARLRSSAGGEVEAAGGGEAGGVLRHLLLKLRATGPVTVAEYMREALTNPGQGYYTRRGGVGEDFITSPEISQIFGELIGIWYISEWMAMGKQNAFQLVELGPGTGTLTGDILRVFNQLASLLSKCDVSVHLVEVSPKLSAIQAEMLTGGKVQSNPENKSAYMKGISKTGIPIYWYRDIQDVPQGYSFYLAHEFLDALPIHKFQRTEKGWHEVLVDIDPEVPDQLRFVLSPSRTPATENFIQPEETRDHVEVCPEAGVLIQRLACRIEKDGGAALIADYGHDGTKTDTFRGFRNHKHHDVLKAPGTADLTADVDFSYLRKMAEGRTATLGPIKQREFLKNMGIDLRLQVLLQNSRDSATREQLLHSFDMLMNPKKMGDCFHFFALLPHHRVVRPTEKHNPQSKSPLPPVAGFGELSLK
- the CEBPZ gene encoding CCAAT/enhancer-binding protein zeta, with the translated sequence MAALGEFGVRQRPEEEAGYELDEDDDDGGGDADGFTLDEVLRLGGTKQDFLMLCAVDEAEEMVDGGKKGAIDDLKEGELEAFISSLGLGKYAKSCLDAEEEGENEKKGSKEKEKTAKKEKSKKEKNKEKSKKETISPSSERKKEKKAEEQVSSRKDGKKKLAGGDPRQRQSAQKERLEEDFTFHAREVILIKPGGKWYDFEYTAETSAEPQDPALLSQYKALAQKLYQHETELFKNKTEYQKRASSAWMKTVVSSGTLADRMAAMTLLIQDSAVHSLHFVENLVNLVKKKGSRQQSLMALDTFRELLLSDLLPDTRKLWSFSQRPFNNIEKMSSGNRDSRDRRLILWYFEHQLKLQVAEFVQTLEVLSHDSLTATKTRALAAAHELLCNKPEQEKFLLVQLVNKLGDPHNKIATKASYLLETLLHKHPNMKGVVCGEVERLLYRTNISAKTQYYAMCFLNQMVLSHEETALANKLITLYFCFFRNCIKKKDVESKMLSALLSGVNRAYPYAEIGDEKVKEQMNTLFKVLHLVNFNTSVQALMLLFQVMDSQQTVSDRYYAALYRKLLDPGLATCSKPSMFLNLVYKSLKADVVLRRVKAFVKRLLQVTAGQAPSFICGTLYLLSEILKVKPGLRVQLQDHVESDEEECFKDQEETEENEETFLDADKVEMEERSTTENSTKTNNPSSAASWVHHQNLGGRKNGSYDPFHRSPLYCGAESTSLWELKKLSEHFHPSVALFAKTILEGNPIQYSGDPLQDFTLMRFLDRFVYRNPKLHKGKENTSSVVMQRKKKQFMTSTQNLAVNSKEFLAKDESKIPVDEIFFHRFYTKFDKMKEKRRRQDDEESVEDVDDDEFERALDAFEADESVVGVDQDDLDFAGNIKKKSDGNKKSKRSEDSGADWDDSDDEEFSDLDDEEVSLGSMEEGDFEEDMDEEGGVFMDVSGDDNSPEFNNDNQLKSVSKKTKRKKDMNFLASREGSSQGKKRKLKDAKILAAAEEIGALLDENAGSKFDNIGMNAMANRDNANIKQIKWEIERDRWLHNRDTKSIIKRKKQFRHAGLKKKYGGKKSKR